The stretch of DNA ATGTAGGGGGTGTCCAGCTGGTCCTCCCTCACGGCGGCGAAGAGGGTGCCGGTCACCCCGTCCCTCCCCAGCGGGCGGGCACTGACGTAACCCTTCTCCAGATACTCGGCGAGCGCCCAGTTGGGCAGTGCCGATACCCCCCGGCCACTGGCCACCAATTGCATCATCATCACCGTCAGCTCCGAGGTGCGCACCGCCAGGGGCTCGACCCCGGCAGGATCAAGGAAACGGGTAAAGATATCCAGTCGGTGGCGCTCCACCGGATAGCTGATCAGTATCTCCTTGCTCAGGTCCTCCGGCTCGATGTGGTTGCGGGCGGCAAGGGGGTGCTGGTTAGCAACCGCCAACAAACTCTCGTAGCGAAACAGGGGAATATAGCTGACGCCCACCAGCTCCTCGGGGTCGGAGGTGACCACCAGGTCCAGGTCGCCACGCTGCAAGGCCGGGAGGGGGGCAAAATTGAAGCCGCTGGCCAGATCCAGTTCCACATCGGGCCAGTGGTTGCGAAACTCGTCGATGGTGGGCATCAGCCACTGGTAACAGCTGTGGCATTCGATCGCCAGGTGCAGGCGTCCCGCCTCGCCCCCCGCCAGCCGCTCCAGGTCCAGCTCGGCGCTGCGTACCATCGGCAGGATGTCGCTGGCCAGGTTGAGCAGGCGCTGGCCGGCGGTGGTAAAACGCAGGGGGCGGGTTTTGCGGATCACCAGCAGCGTACCGGTACGGTTTTCGAGGTCCTTCAGCTGGTGGGAGAGCGCCGACTGGGTCAGGTTCACACGCTCCGCCGCTTCGGCCATGCTGGTGCAGTCACGCAGGGCGATCAGGGTGCGCAGGTGGCGTAGCTCTATCACTATTAATAAACCTCAATAAAATTGTGCTATTCGTGATTTTTTCTCAATTTTACTGGGGCTCTATGGCGGCGTCCACCCGGGGGGCGGCGAAGGCCGCCGGGGATGGTATGCTCATGCACAGGAACAGCGAACAGGACGCGAGCATGACCCAGTATCTGATGGCGATCGACCAGGGGACAACCAGTACCCGGGCCATTATCTACAATACCCAGGGGGTCCCCCTGTGGCAGAGCCAGCGGGAGTTTGGCCAACACTATCCCGAGGATGGCTGGGTCGAGCACGACCCCGAGGAGATCTGGGAGACCACCCTGGAGGTATGCCGCCAGGTGCTGAAAAAGGGGCACCTGAAAGCAGGAGATATCGCCGGCATCGGTATCACCAACCAGCGTGAAACCACGCTGGTGTGGGATCGGGTCAGTGGTGAGCCGATCTACAACGCCATCGTCTGGCAGGATCGGCGAACTGCGGCCCATTGCGAAGCCCTTAAACAGCAGGGGCGGGAGGGGATGGTCGCTGCCAGGACCGGGCTGTTGCTGGACCCCTATTTTTCGGCTACCAAGATTGCCTGGATACTGGACAAGGTCGAGGGCGCGCGGGCCCGGGCCGAAGCCGGCGAACTGCTGTTCGGCACGGTGGACAGCTTCCTCCTGTGGCGGCTGACCGCGGGCAAAAGCCATAAGACCGATGCCACCAACGCCTCGCGTACCCTGCTGTTCGATATTCATCGCCAGTGTTGGGATGAGGCGTTGCTGGAACTGTTCCGGGTCCCGGCGGCGATGTTGCCGCAGGTGGAGGATTGCTGCGCTGATTTTGGGGTTACCGACGCCAGCCTCCTGGGGGCGGAGATCCCCCTGGTTGCCATCGCCGGCGACCAGCAGGCGGCGCTGGTGGGGCAGGCCTGCCTGCAACCCGGTATGGCCAAGAGCACTTATGGCACCGGCTGCTTCATGATGCTCAACACCGGTGAGGTAGCCGTGCAGTCCAGTAACCGCCTGCTCACTACCGTCGCCTACCGCCTCAAGGGGGAGGTCAGCTACGCCGTAGAGGGCAGTATCTTTATCGCCGGAGCGGCGGTGCAGTGGTTGCGGGACGGCATTCGCCTGATCCCCCACTCCAGCGTCACTGAGGCCCTGGCCCGCGAGGCACGGGAGTCGGGGGTCTACCTGGTACCCGCGTTTACCGGGCTGGGGGCACCCTACTGGGACCCCAACGCCCGAGGCGCGATTATGGGGCTGACCCGTGATACCGGCATCGCCGAAATCGTTGCCGCCGGATTGCAATCGGTCTGCTACCAGACCCGGGACCTGTTGCTGGCGATGCAGGCCGATGGCGCGCAGAAACCCGGGACCCTGCGGGTGGATGGCGGCATGGTGGTCAACAACTGGCTGGTGCAGTTTCTGGCCGATATGCTGGACGTTCCGGTGGAACGTCCGGAGGTCACCGAAACCACCGCCCTGGGTGTCGCCTACCTGGCGGGTTTACAGCTGGGCATCTACCAGACGCTGGAGGAGATAGGCAGCCTCTGGTACGGGGACCGGCGGTTTGAGGTTGAGATGGAGGAGCCCCAGCGGAAGGTGCTCTATGAGGGGTGGCTCAACGCGGTGGAGCGGGTGCGTACCAACCGCTAACCGCCCACTCCAGCGGGCGGGATTAACACGCATATTTAGTAAGGGTACTCTACACTTAGTGCAGGTGTGATTCGGAGTGTTGTGGCGCGCCAGGGAGGTGGCGAAATGGCCGAGCACGCAGAGAGAGTACCCGCGATCCCCCCGATCGGAGTGATCACTGAAGTCCAGGGTCCCGTAGTGGTGATCCGCTGTTCCCCCTTGCCCCCCCTGGGGCGTGCACTCTACTGCCGGCTGGCGGGTAGTCGTTGTGTGCTCGAGGTGCATCAGCATCTCGACTGCGACCGGGTTCGGGCCATTGCCCTGCAGGACACCGCTGGCCTTTCCCGTGGGCTAAGGGTCTACGACCAGGGGGGGCCGCTGAAGGTCCCGGTTGGCAAGGCGTGCCTGGGCCGGGTCCTGAACCTGTTTGGCGACCCCCTGGATGGCCAGCCACCGATGGTTGCCGAGCAGTGGCGCGCGCTCCATGGGGAGCCCTCACTCCTCGCCAGTGGAGGTCAGGGAGGGCAGATGCTGGAGTCCGGTATCAAGGTAATCGACCTCTTGTGCCCCTTTGTCCGGGGCGGCAAGACCGGGCTGTTTGGCGGTGCCGGGGTAGGCAAGACGGTACTGGTGATGGAGTTTATGCGGGCGATTGCCCAGATCCATCGTGGGGTCTCGGTATTTGCCGGGGTGGGTGAGCGCATTCGCGAGGCCCACGAGCTCTGGCATGAGCTGGAGGACTCGGGGATGCGCAACCGGGCCCTGATGCTGTTCGGGCAGATGGATGAGTCGCCCGGTGTCCGCTTCCGGGTCGCCCTCACAGGCATCACCTATGCCGAATACCTGCGCGATGAGCTGGCGACCGAGGTGCTGTTTGTGGTCGACAATGTTTTCCGCTTTGTACAGGCCGGCAGCGAGATCTCCAGCCTGCTGGGCCGGATGCCGGCAACGGTGGGCTATCAGCCCACCCTGAGTAGCGAAGTGGCCGAGCTGGAAGAGCGTATCTTCTCAACACCTAAAGGGGCTATTACCTCGGTGCAGGCGGTTTATGTGCCCGCCGATGACATGAGTGATCCGGCGGTCAGCACCATACTCAGTCACCTCGACAGCAGCGTAATCCTCTCCCGGCAGCAGGCCAGTCGGGGAATCTATCCGGCGGTCGACCCGCTTCTCTCCAGTTCCCGCATGCTGGATCGCCACCTGCTGGGGGATCGCCACTACCGGGTAGCCGAGGGGGTGCGCGAGCATCTGGCCCGCTATAAGGAGCTGGAGGATATCATCAGTATGCTCGGGATAGAGGAGCTGTCGCCTTCGGATCGCCGTATTGTTCTGCGAGCCAGACGTATCCAGAAATACCTGACCCAGCCCCTGTGGGTGACCGCACCGCACACCGGAATCGCCGGGCAAAGCGTGGCATTGGTGGACACCATCCGCGACTGCGATGCGCTGCTGTGTGGTCGCTACGATGAGTGGGATGAGTCGAGGT from Aestuariirhabdus litorea encodes:
- the atpD gene encoding F0F1 ATP synthase subunit beta, coding for MAEHAERVPAIPPIGVITEVQGPVVVIRCSPLPPLGRALYCRLAGSRCVLEVHQHLDCDRVRAIALQDTAGLSRGLRVYDQGGPLKVPVGKACLGRVLNLFGDPLDGQPPMVAEQWRALHGEPSLLASGGQGGQMLESGIKVIDLLCPFVRGGKTGLFGGAGVGKTVLVMEFMRAIAQIHRGVSVFAGVGERIREAHELWHELEDSGMRNRALMLFGQMDESPGVRFRVALTGITYAEYLRDELATEVLFVVDNVFRFVQAGSEISSLLGRMPATVGYQPTLSSEVAELEERIFSTPKGAITSVQAVYVPADDMSDPAVSTILSHLDSSVILSRQQASRGIYPAVDPLLSSSRMLDRHLLGDRHYRVAEGVREHLARYKELEDIISMLGIEELSPSDRRIVLRARRIQKYLTQPLWVTAPHTGIAGQSVALVDTIRDCDALLCGRYDEWDESRCYMRGALEEAS
- a CDS encoding LysR family transcriptional regulator produces the protein MIELRHLRTLIALRDCTSMAEAAERVNLTQSALSHQLKDLENRTGTLLVIRKTRPLRFTTAGQRLLNLASDILPMVRSAELDLERLAGGEAGRLHLAIECHSCYQWLMPTIDEFRNHWPDVELDLASGFNFAPLPALQRGDLDLVVTSDPEELVGVSYIPLFRYESLLAVANQHPLAARNHIEPEDLSKEILISYPVERHRLDIFTRFLDPAGVEPLAVRTSELTVMMMQLVASGRGVSALPNWALAEYLEKGYVSARPLGRDGVTGTLFAAVREDQLDTPYMQDFLLTAKDISADTLSGIERAR
- the glpK gene encoding glycerol kinase GlpK yields the protein MTQYLMAIDQGTTSTRAIIYNTQGVPLWQSQREFGQHYPEDGWVEHDPEEIWETTLEVCRQVLKKGHLKAGDIAGIGITNQRETTLVWDRVSGEPIYNAIVWQDRRTAAHCEALKQQGREGMVAARTGLLLDPYFSATKIAWILDKVEGARARAEAGELLFGTVDSFLLWRLTAGKSHKTDATNASRTLLFDIHRQCWDEALLELFRVPAAMLPQVEDCCADFGVTDASLLGAEIPLVAIAGDQQAALVGQACLQPGMAKSTYGTGCFMMLNTGEVAVQSSNRLLTTVAYRLKGEVSYAVEGSIFIAGAAVQWLRDGIRLIPHSSVTEALAREARESGVYLVPAFTGLGAPYWDPNARGAIMGLTRDTGIAEIVAAGLQSVCYQTRDLLLAMQADGAQKPGTLRVDGGMVVNNWLVQFLADMLDVPVERPEVTETTALGVAYLAGLQLGIYQTLEEIGSLWYGDRRFEVEMEEPQRKVLYEGWLNAVERVRTNR